TTCCTTGCCGTTTAATTGGTGTTTTAATTATGGAAGATGAAAGCGGTATGGATGAAAAATTACTTGCAGTTCCTGTTAGCAAAATTGATCCAAGCTATGATAATATCAAATCTTTAGAAGACCTAGCACCACACAAACTTGCAAAAATCAAAAACTTTTTTGAAACATACAAAGCATTAGAAAAAGGTAAATGGGTAAAAGTTCAAGATTTTAAAGGCATAGCTGAAGCTACAAAAATACTTGAAGAATCAATCAAAAACTATAAATAATGTTAGCAGTCTTTAAAGACTGCTTTTAAATTAATTTTATCAAATGTTCTTATTTCTTATAAAAATTACAAATCATAATAATCTAATTTAAAATATACGAAATCTCATTAATAACACATAAGCAAAAATATTATTATACTTAATTTTATAAGTGAATACTAATTTTGTTGCTAGTATTATTTATAAATGCGTATATTTTAAATCATTGAGCATATTATTAATTTCTTTATAAAATTATTAATTTTAATATTAATACTCATTAAAAATCATATAATTTAACTATATTTTAAATTATAATTAAAAGTATTTTTAGATTTTGATTTATTTTAAAAATTAACTTAAAACTGCGTTGTATTAGAATTGCAAG
This is a stretch of genomic DNA from Campylobacter sp. RM12651. It encodes these proteins:
- the ppa gene encoding inorganic diphosphatase; its protein translation is MDITKIKSGNAEKLNAVIEIPYGSNIKYELDKDSGAIMVDRVMYSAMFYPANYGFVPNTLAADGDPVDVLVLNEYPVQAGAVIPCRLIGVLIMEDESGMDEKLLAVPVSKIDPSYDNIKSLEDLAPHKLAKIKNFFETYKALEKGKWVKVQDFKGIAEATKILEESIKNYK